The proteins below are encoded in one region of Homo sapiens chromosome 2, GRCh38.p14 Primary Assembly:
- the RTP5 gene encoding receptor-transporting protein 5 has translation MDRAGADMWASTFTLAMAERKPQDVWVLLPEHSLVPGCLDGGGVQYLLVGLSRLQCGHCPGTWDSAHVHVLFHLWWDRASHRGLVKMRIWGQRCRLCPAPGDCQVRPPGEQPFLSRLVLHILQDCYGDGPGPARHPREAYEGCCEACELGVCFLQKAPDPAWSANATKGNFPATAWGGTGTVSRGKPLSTPGDDLGKGGVVIAIPFSLVGTSNDQVPIAEGPAPPAGASLPVTGSCEALVIGQGSIFLSGDSVAMPGGKGFPVAIGDPLFHGPGLLGSSIQTFELKGFLFKGRGSLCSPVGVAQGWGPISLNNGLVPVGKHTPTVFYCVGLSASGEGSLTFPSSLTSIFTNTLSEPTDGPVATKEASITFPFIFTDVKDAVAEVAEGNGKEGGGQGLVPVGHDALPETNAGGLPSQVKGSLALPFPADVQGKDAFTDITEGKEKEGGLVTAGHDAPLEANAEGPITVSEGCITIPFAVFDVIKRKGGGHVAYGPQGNGCFSQGYYQKRQLRSRFHKARCGCRREEDERPGRACRRPHAEPYEDFWIWVSMTVCVFWLMCMCRLNPGIYPQQV, from the exons ATGGACCGGGCTGGGGCAGACATGTGGGCCAGCACCTTCACCCTGGCCATGGCCGAGAGGAAGCCCCAGGACGTCTGGGTTCTGCTACCTGAGCACAGCCTGGTCCCGGGATGCCTGGACGGCGGTGGTGTCCAGTACCTGCTGGTGGGGCTCTCGAG GCTCCAGTGCGGTCACTGTCCGGGGACCTGGGACTCGGCCCATGTGCACGTCCTCTTCCACCTGTGGTGGGACAGGGCCAGCCACCGGGGGCTGGTGAAGATGCGCATCTGGGGCCAGCGGTGCAGGCTGTGCCCCGCACCCGGGGACTGCCAGGTGAGGCCCCCGGGCGAGCAGCCCTTCCTcagcaggctggtcttgcacaTCCTGCAGGACTGCTACGGGGATGGCCCCGGCCCAGCCCGGCACCCCAGGGAGGCCTATGAGGGCTGCTGTGAGGCCTGTGAGCTGGGGGTCTGCTTCCTCCAGAAGGCCCCAGACCCCGCCTGGAGCGCCAACGCCACAAAAGGCAACTTCCCCGCCACGGCCTGGGGTGGCACTGGCACCGTCTCCAGGGGCAAACCGCTGTCCACCCCTGGCGACGACCTTGGCAAGGGTGGCGTTGTCATCGCCATCCCCTTCTCCCTTGTGGGTACCAGCAATGACCAGGTGCCCATCGCTGAGGGCCCTGCCCCCCCTGCGGGGGCCTCTCTCCCTGTGACTGGCAGCTGTGAGGCCCTGGTCATCGGCCAGGGCTCCATCTTCCTGTCTGGGGATTCAGTGGCCATGCCTGGGGGCAAAGGCTTCCCGGTGGCCATTGGAGACCCCCTCTTCCACGGCCCCGGCCTCCTCGGCAGCAGCATCCAGACCTTCGAGCTCAAGGGCTTCCTCTTCAAAGGCCGGGGCTCCCTCTGCAGCCCGGTTGGCGTGGCCCAGGGCTGGGGCCCCATCTCCCTCAACAATGGCCTCGTCCCTGTGGGGAAACACACGCCAACCGTGTTCTACTGTGTGGGCCTCTCGGCCAGCGGGGAGGGCTCCCtcaccttcccctcctccctcaccaGCATCTTCACCAACACCCTCTCGGAGCCCACCGATGGCCCTGTGGCCACTAAAGAGGCCTCCATCACCTTCCCCTTCATCTTTACTGATGTCAAGGATGCCGTTGCTGAGGTGGCTGAAGGCAACGGGAAGGAAGGAGGCGGCCAGGGCCTCGTCCCAGTGGGTCACGACGCCCTGCCAGAGACCAATGCTGGTGGCCTCCCCTCCCAGGTCAAGGGCTCCCttgccctccccttccctgctgaTGTCCAAGGCAAAGATGCCTTTACTGACATCActgaaggcaaagagaaggaagGTGGCCTGGTCACCGCGGGTCACGACGCCCCTCTGGAGGCCAATGCCGAGGGCCCCATCACGGTTAGTGAGGGCTGCATCACCATCCCCTTCGCAGTCTTCGATGTCATAAAGCGCAAGGGCGGTGGCCACGTTGCCTACGGCCCCCAGGGCAATGGCTGCTTCTCCCAAGGCTATTACCAGAAGAGGCAGCTGAGGTCCAGGTTCCACAAGGCCCGCTGTGGGTGCCGCCGGGAGGAAGACGAGCGCCCTGGCCGTGCCTGCCGTAGGCCGCACGCCGAGCCCTACGAGGACTTCTGGATCTGGGTGTCCATGACCGTGTGCGTCTTCTGGCTGATGTGCATGTGTCGGCTGAACCCCGGGATCTACCCGCAGCAAGTGTGA